DNA sequence from the Methanofollis formosanus genome:
TCTCTCCGTCCTTCTCAAATTCCAGTTCCCGGATCTTTTTTCTTCCGTTGAGCACATCGCGTATCAACCCCTCTTCCCGAAGATGTGAGAGGAGGGGAGCATCAAGGCAGTGCACATCCTTACCAAGCACATCATCACGTTCCATGCCGATGAAGGAGAGGAAGTTTTCATTGAGCTGCACCACTTTCCCGGCCCCGTTGAGCACGAGGATGAGATCCGAAGAATAATCGAGCATGGCAGAGATGGGAACCCGGTGAGAGAGATAATAGACCTTTGCGACGGCGACCTCCTGCATCTCGAGATGGCCGGATACGACAAGCATGTTCAGGTATTTCGCCACCGAATTCCGGTTCATACCAAGCCTTCGCGAGATTTCAGAGGTAGAGAGACCTCTCGGTTCCTCGCGGAGAAGCTCGATGATCCGCGAACACTCCCCGGTCGATCTCTCAGGATATCCAGACAAACAAATTCCCTTCCCTTTTCCCATTTTTCAACCCTTCTAAGTTAAAGGTATTACGAAAGATCGCTATCAACCCAGTGCACAACATGGAAATCTCTATATATAAAATAGATCTACAATCTGTCATCAGATCTGCCTACCAATATTGATAGGCAATGGTCATAACCTTGTGGGAGATCTCCGGATGTCCTGCAATCGCTGATGACAGCAGAATCTATGACAGAAAAGATGATTCCTTGCGATCTGAACCGAAAATCGACTCCATCATGCTTAAAAAATCATTCATTTCATCTAGAGGTGCCATAATGGAGGCAAAAGACACAGAATTCAATTTAAACGGACATGACGACGTAAAGCCTGAAGAAGGACCATCGAAGTCTGAGATCGTCGTGGAAGGGATCGATCTCATCCCCCTCCCATTGCACATCATCGACACCGACTATCGGATCCTCTATATGAACCAGGCGGCATCCGAGATCCTCGGAAAAAGTGAGGACGAATGCCTTGGAAAACATTGTTACGACCTCTATAACACCAGAGTCTGCAGATCAAAGGACTGTCCGTGCCGGATGGCGATGGAGGCGGGCCTGACAAAGAACACCGATATCGATCTCTCGGACGGCAGGTGGATCAACAGTACCGGTGTTCCCTTCAGGGACAGGAACGGAGCGATTATCGGGGCGATCGAATATTTCCCTGAGATCACCGCCCAGAAACAGACCATCCAGGACCTCCTCAGGGTCGGTGATGAAGCACGGAATGGAAACCTCTCTGCCCGAGCAAGCCTCGAAACCGATGGTGATTTCCTGAAGATCGCAGAGAGTGTCAACGCTCTCCTCGAGGCCGTCATCGTGCCCCTCCAGACCGCCGCACGAGATGCCGAACTCATCGGAAATGGTATAATCCCTGAAAGGATTGATACCTCGGTTTACGGAGGAGAATTCAAAAAGCTCGCAGAGAGTTTCAACAATTGCATCGAAGGGCTTGAAAGTCTCAAGGAGGGTCACGACGTCCTCCAGAGAATGGCACAGAACGACTACACCAGGAAAGTCGAAGGAAACTATCGGGGCGGGTTTGCGAAGATCGCGGAGGCGATCAATGCCGTCCAGGACCGTCTCCTCCACATCCAGGCAGGGATAATCAGCATCAGCAGGGGCGACCTGAAAGAACTTGATAATCTCAAGCGCACCGGGCGGAGATCAGAGAACGACCAGATGATCCCGGCCTTCATCACCATGATGGAGAACCTTCAAGCTCTCGTGGACGACGCGGAGATGCTTGCAGAGGCAGGTAGAGAAGGAAAACTCTCGACACGGGCCGACGCATCGAAACATCAGGGGGAGTACGTCAACGTCATCGAAGGTATCAACCACCTGATGGATGCCGTCGTCGCTCCGGTTCACGAAGCGATGCAGGTCTCGGCACACTTTGCAGAAGGAAATTATACCGCTAGGTTCTCCGATGATATCTCAGTCGCAGGGGATTTCCAGAAGTTTAAACACTCTTTGAACGATATGGCCGAAAAGACTGCGACAGTGGTGACTCAGATCCAGCAGGCGGTCGAGCAGGTGGAGGCCGGAGTCTCGGACGCGAGCAGGGGGTCCGGCGAGATCGCAAAGGCCGCCGAACAGGTGGCAATCACGAGCCAGCGGTGCGCGGACCTCAACCGGGATCTTCTCACCAGAATGGAAGAGATCAGTCACCGCATCGGCGACCTCTCGGCATCGAACGAGGAGATGGCGAGCACCTCACAGGAAGTCCTCGAACGAGCAGAAAACGTGGCAAAGATGGGTGGTGACGCCCAGGGCCTCGGCAAGGAGGCAAACGAGAAGATCGCCGTAGTCGACGAGATCGCCACCGAGAGTGTGGAGGATATCACTCAACTCAATGAGGAGATGCACGAGATCAACAAGATCGTCAAACTCATCACCGACATCTCAAACCAGACCAACCTCCTCGCGCTGAACGCTGCGATCGAAGCGGCAAGAGCGGGCGAACATGGCAGAGGGTTCGCTGTCGTCGCAGGCGAGGTACGAAACCTTGCAGGCGAATCAAAGAAGGCCACGAACGACATCGAAACTCTGATCACCTCCATCCAGGCAAAGAGCGAGAAGACAGCGACAGCCATCAAGTCTGCGAACAACGAGATCACCGCAAGTGTCGAGAGTGTGAACAACGCGATCCTTGCCCTGAACAAGATCGTCGAGGGTGCCGTGGCGGTGACCCACGATATGAGCGAAATGGCGAAAGCCATCGAAGACCAGGCAAACACGAGTAATGCTGTCGTTCATACCGTCGATGAAGGTACGAGACTGACGCAGGAGACGCAAAAAGAGGTGAGCGACCTTGCCGCCCTCGCCGAGGAGGCGAGCGCCTCGACCGAAGAGATCGAGAGTGTCACCAACGAACTCGGTTCCATGGCACATGAACTGAAAGAGACGATGGCACAGTTCAGGGTATAGGCGAGCGAGATGGATATCACAGATGTCGTCGAGTTTGAGATCGGGGGCACTCACTATGCCCTCGACATCACTCTCGCACGGGAGATCGTCGAGATGGTGCCGATCACGCCGATACCAAGGGCGGCGTCACATATCGCCGGGATCATCAATCTTCGAGGCGAGATCACCACCATTCTGAACCTGAACAGGCTCCTCGGCCTCCCTGAAAAGACAAATGCAGAAACAAGAAAGATCATCATCCTGGTCTCCGAAGCCGCAAACGGGTCGAACACCGGGATCATCGTCGACGACGTGCATGCCGTCCTGCGGGTCGGCAACGATGATGTGGTCGAGATGGATGAGACGATGGCAAAAGAGGCCTACGTCAAAGGGATCATCAGGGCGAGTACTGACGAAAAAACGACGAAGACGCAGGATGAGAACCTCATCATCTGGATCGATCTCCAGAAGGTGATCGAAGAAGAAGTGAAGAAAATCTGAATCATAAATCTCTTGATTCCTTAAAGAAAAGGTATTATCCCTCGGAAAGCGACATATGACATGAAATGTCCTGGAATGATCGGTGGAATATTCACGGGGTCTGCAGCCCTGCTGTTGACTTCTGGACTATATTCCCCATTATTTTGACAATATTGAGTTTCGGGATCGTCATATTCGGGTTTTTGAATGGTGTAAAGGGCATAATTCCTGTAGTTCTGTACCTCCCGATTATTCTCATCGCCTATCGACAGCCGAACTGTGGCATTCAATTTTCATTTCTTATCGGCACCTCATACCTGCTAATCCATCTGATCTATTTCCCGGCCCTCACCGAGGTGCCGGTGGCCCTCATCAAAGCAACAGTCCTCACCGGGATCGGTACCCTCACTTCCATCCTCTCATACAGACTGAATGTTAAAGAGAGTAACCTCCGCAGCATCTATGATGCATCAGCCGCCGGGATCTTCCTTCTGAAACGTGACGGTGCGATCATCGAGGCAAACAGCCGCCTTCTCTCGATGCTCGGCTATCGCGAAGACGGCGAACTCCATCATCTGGATCAGATCTGGGAGGACGAGCGGGCCGACGAACTCTTCGAATCGACGACGAAAGACGGAAAAAATCAGGAGATCGAGACGGTGTTTCGATGCCGCAACAAGAAGTCTCTTCCGGTCCTGATCTCCGCGGGACCGGCACCGGATGAACGGATCGTCTGCACCGTCGTCGATATTAGCAGAATAAAAACGGCCGAACAAAAACAACAGGAGGAACGTTCCAGGACAAGGCATTACCTCGACGTGGCGGGCGTAATCCTCCTCGTCATAGACGATCAGATGGTCGTACGGATGATCAACCGAAAAGGTTGTTCAATCCTTGGCTACCCCGAATCCGAGATCATCGGGAAGGAATGGACCGGACACTTTATCCCGGGACATGTAAAGGAAAAGGTAAAAACAGCCTGTTTTACGATCCTTTCCGGCTCCCAGATAAGCATCAAGGAATTCGAAAACCCTGTTCTGACCAGAGATGGAAAGGAACGTCAGATCTCATGGGATCTCCGCCCGCTACGGGATGAAAACGGGGTGATATACTCCATCCTCGCCTCAGGAGAGGACGTCACTCAGAAAAAAAAGACACTTGAGGCCCTCAAAGAAACTGAAGAGCGTTATCGACGCCTCATTACCCTGACTCCGGAAGCGATCGGGATCGCCTGTCAGGATAAAATTCTCTATCTCAATGCTGCAGCACAGAAGGTGCTGAGAGTAACCTCCCTCGAAGCGTTCGAAAAACGCCCCTTCTGGTCATACATCCATCCCGAATCTCGCGAAAAAGTCCGAAACGAACTCCAGAAGATCCACACTGGAGTCTGGTCTTCCTATTTCAACGAGATCAGACTCCGTCTGGAAGATGGAACGAGTCCATATATCGAAGCGACGATGATTCCGATCACCAACCAGGGATATCAAGCCGTTCAGTTCGTTTTTCGTGATATCACCACAGAGAGAGAGATGGAGGAAGAACTTCGAAGGTCCGAAAATCTCTACCGGACCCTCTTCGAAGCCTCAGGCGCCGCCACGGTGATCATCGAGGAAGATCTCACGATTTCCCTTGCCAATTCAGGTTTTGCCGAACTCTCCGGATATGCAAAGAATGAGATCGAAGGATCCGTCAAGTGGGAGCGCTTCTTTAACGGGGCAGAACTGGACCAAATGCTTGTATACCATCAGAAGAGATGCAAAGAGAGTGGCGATGTACCTCAGGTTTATACTTCCCGCTTTGTCGCAAAGGGAGGGTCTGTTCACGACGTCATCGTGACCATCGCCCTTATTCCAAAAACAAAGAAGAGTGTGATATCACTCGTCGACATCACGGTGCAGAAAGAATACGAGACGAAGTTGAAAAATTCTCTCAAGGAAAAGGACGTTCTTCTTAAAGAAATCCATCACCGGGTCAAGAACAACATGCAACAGATCGCAAGCCTTCTCTCCCTCCAGGAATCGTTCATCAAAGATGCGGATGCCATCGAACAGCTCAAGAGCTGCGAGAACCGGATCATTGCAATGGCCCTTGTCCACGAGAACCTCTACCGGTCAGAAAATCTCGCTTCGATCGAGGCAAAGACCTATATTTCCTCCCTCTGTTCTGAGATTCAGAACTCTTATGCCACCGGGCCCGGATTCGCCATTGAAATCGGCATCGACGATTTTACCCTCGATATCGACACCGCTATTCCGGTTGGGTTGATCGTGAACGAACTTGTTTCAAACGCCTTTAAACATGCATTTTTGGGGAGAAGAACCGGAACAATCCGGGTCGGCCTCCAAAAAAAAGCGACGAATCTGTGCCTCACCGTGGAAGACGACGGGATCGGGTTCCCTCCAGACATTATCGAACAAAACGAGGGGAAACTCGGGATCAGGTTGGTCAAGGTTCTTTCCGAACAGATCGACGGCGTTCTTGAAGTGTGCACCGGAAAAAGAACCATATTCACGATATTCTTCCCATATCAATCATCAGATCCTAAAAACGAATAAATAGCCCATTTCAATTACCCATTAGGCTAAAGAATACCTCAAGCACACTTAATGAAAATTTCTCCTCACTTGATCGCTCTTTCTCAAGACTGAAGAACTGACGGGGATTGTGTTCCATCGCCGCCCCCACCGATCCTCGTCGCGGGGGGTGCACCCTCCCAGCGCGAGATTACGGTGAAAGGGCTCTGTAGAAAACATCCTCTTTTCATCACCTCAACCCCCTGTGACCTTCATCCATCGCCTTCCCTCCTGCTCACGCCAGGGGGAGAGTCTCCAGCCCCCCACGATGAAGATTGGGGCGGAAGGCGGAGAAATGAACATGAAAGGGGGGGTGCAGTCCACCGCCTATCTTCGCGTGGGAGGTTCGGGGGGCGGCGCATCGGATCGACGTACCTTTCCGCACGCTCGTGAACGGAGGGTCACATTCAGAGCCAAAAAGAAAATAGATGCCCTCTCAGAGAGCTTCGAGGAAGGTCCGGTGCAGCCTGAGATCGCCGCCGAGTTCGGGGTGGAAGGAGAGGACCATATGCTTCCCGCACCTGACGGCAACGATCCCCTGCTCAGTCCTGCCGAGCACCTCGACACCGGGGCCGGCAGCCGTCGCCATCGGGGCCCTGATAAAAATCGCGTGGAAGGGCTCGTCGAGCCCCTCGATCGCCAGACCGGCCTCGAAAGATTCGCGCTGCCGCCCGAAGGCGTTGCGCTCGATGGTGATGTCGACGATACCGAGGGGTTCAAACCTCGAATCGTTGATCTCGGTCGCGACCAGCACCATCCCGGCACAGGTCGCGAAGATCCCGCCCTTGAAGGTCTGGATCGCTTCACGAAGACCGCTCTCGGCGATCAGTCGGGCAAGGGTCGTCGACTCGCCGCCGGGAATGGCAAGGGCGTCGCAGCCCTCAAGGTCGGCCGGCGTGCGGACCGGCACGACCTCGCCGTCCCCTCCGAGGGCGGCCTCGAAGGCGCGGATATGTTCGCTCACGTCCCCCTGCAGGGCGAGGACGCCGACCTTCTTACCAGCCACGCTCCTGCAGCCTCTCTTCTCCCTTGAGTTCGTGGATGTCCAGGCCCTTCATCGGGTCGCCGATCCCGCGGCTCACTTCGGCGATGACCTTCGCATCGGTGTAGTGGTGGACCGCCTCGACGACGGCCTTCGCCATCTTCTGGGGGTTGGTCGACTTGAAGATCCCTGAGCCGACGAAGACGCCGTCCGCGCCCATCTGCATCATGAGGGCGGCATCCGACGGCGTGGCGATCCCGCCCGCGGAGAAGTTCACGACCGGGAGACGACCCATCTTCGCCGTCTCGGCAAGCACCTCATACGGGGCCTCGATCGCGCGGGCACGGGCGCGGAGTTCCTGCTCGTCCATGCCGGCGAGTTCCCTGATCTCGCCCTGGATCGCCCGCATGTGCCTGACCGCCTCGACGACGTTGCCGGTCCCGGCCTCGCCCTTCGTCCTGATCATCGCCGCGCCCTCGTTGATCCGGCGCAGGGCCTCGCCGAGGTTGCGGGCGCCGCAGACGAACGGCACGGTGAACTTCATCTTCTCAATGTGGTACTCCTCGTCGGCCGGGGTGAGCACCTCGCTCTCGTCGATCATGTCGACGCCGACCGCCTCGAGCACCTGGGCCTCGACAAAGTGACCGATCCGCACCTTGCCCATCACCGGGATGGAGACGGCGTCGATGATCTCGATGACCTTCTCGGGGTCGGCCATCCGCGCCACCCCGCCGGCCTTCCTGATGTCGGCCGGAACCCGCTCGAGCGCCATCACCGCAACGGCGCCGGCTTCCTCGGCGATGCGTGCCTGCTCGGCGTTCACCACATCCATGATGACACCCCCCTTCTGCATCGACGCAAAGCCCCGCTTCAGGAGCTCGGTGCCGTACCTCAGTTCCTCAAGTTTCATTATTCCTACCTATTGGACAGTCAACCCAATAAAAATAGTGCGATGATCGCAAACGAGCAAAATCCAAGCGTAATACCCCGAACTGCCCCGATAATTTCCGGACCTCCGTCCAGAAGGCTCCGCTCTCCAGGACCGATGGTGTAGATCCAGGGCTTGACGAACCTGACCCCGGTCCCCCCGGCGATGACCCCCATCGGCCACCCGCCATTGGGTCCGGGCCGCTTTCTCCGGTCTGCCTGGAGGGTCTGCAACGCCGGCGCGAACCGTCCTTTCACCCCGAAGTAGACGAGACCCACCAGCGCGGTCAGCCTCGAAGGGACGAGGTTCGCGAGGTCGTCGGCCCTCGCGGGCCACCACCCGAGCCTGATACGTTCGTCAGGATACCCGAGCATCGCGTCCATGCAGTTGACCGCCCGGTACACTGCGGCCGCCGTGAGCCCCAACCCGAACGGAGTGAAGACGACGAACCAGAAGAGCGGGGCGACGACCGAGTCGGAGAGATTCTCGGCGACCGACTCATAGGCTGCGGAGCGGATCTCCTCGGCACCCAGGGCGGCGGTGTCGCGGGAGACCAGCATCCCGGCGGCCCGCCGGCCTTCTTCCAGGCCCCCACTCGAGAGTGCCGTCTCGACGGCGGAGGCGTGCTCCTCAAGCGAACGCCAGGCAAAGGTCACCTTGAGAAGGAACGGCGAGAGGACGAGGAGGACAAGAGGCGGAAGATAACTCTCGGCCAGCCAGAAGGGGAAGGCGAAGAGCAGCACCGAGACAGTCCAGAGAACGACCCCCACCACACGCTGAAGATGTTTCGGGTAGTGTGTTGGCCGGCCCCACCACCCGACGAACCGGCCGAAGAGCGCGACCGGATGAAACGGCGTGTGGGGATCTCCGAAGCACCGGTCAAGGACCAGGGCAAAAAGGAGGGTCAGGGCCGCAGGAACCACGCCGCGAGCACCCCTGCAACGAGGAGAAGAAAGGCCGAAGCCTCGAAGACCGTGAGCCCGGTCCCCACATAGACGATGAAGAGGAGGGCCGCCGCGGTCACGATCGCAAAGGAGACCACCGGGAGTTTTGGCGCGGCTTCCGGTTCGGGCTGCACCACCACCGGTTCTTCTTCCTTCGGGGCTGGCAGATCGCGCACATAGACCTCGAGATCAGAGCGGTTCGCCCCATACCCCGTGATCACCTGGAGGGTGAAGGTGCCAGGGAAGATATCGTTCCTGAGATAGACCTGAACCTCTGCATCCTCTTTCAAAAAAACATTTTCGTGAACAAAATCAGTGAACCGCCCACCATCAGGAGCCGATATGGTGAGATGGAGAGGAGAGCCCTCGTTGAAGAGTTCCAGTATGATGATATCCCCTGGTCTGGCCTCCACCGATTCGGGGAGGTCGATAGAGTTGATCCTGTACCTGTTCAGCCGGATCTCACAGGGGACGTCCATACTTCACTTCAGTCCTGATCGGTCGGAGGGAGGAGGTTGGGGATCCCTTCCCT
Encoded proteins:
- the cbiB gene encoding adenosylcobinamide-phosphate synthase CbiB — its product is MVPAALTLLFALVLDRCFGDPHTPFHPVALFGRFVGWWGRPTHYPKHLQRVVGVVLWTVSVLLFAFPFWLAESYLPPLVLLVLSPFLLKVTFAWRSLEEHASAVETALSSGGLEEGRRAAGMLVSRDTAALGAEEIRSAAYESVAENLSDSVVAPLFWFVVFTPFGLGLTAAAVYRAVNCMDAMLGYPDERIRLGWWPARADDLANLVPSRLTALVGLVYFGVKGRFAPALQTLQADRRKRPGPNGGWPMGVIAGGTGVRFVKPWIYTIGPGERSLLDGGPEIIGAVRGITLGFCSFAIIALFLLG
- a CDS encoding chemotaxis protein CheW, which translates into the protein MDITDVVEFEIGGTHYALDITLAREIVEMVPITPIPRAASHIAGIINLRGEITTILNLNRLLGLPEKTNAETRKIIILVSEAANGSNTGIIVDDVHAVLRVGNDDVVEMDETMAKEAYVKGIIRASTDEKTTKTQDENLIIWIDLQKVIEEEVKKI
- a CDS encoding methyl-accepting chemotaxis protein, giving the protein MEAKDTEFNLNGHDDVKPEEGPSKSEIVVEGIDLIPLPLHIIDTDYRILYMNQAASEILGKSEDECLGKHCYDLYNTRVCRSKDCPCRMAMEAGLTKNTDIDLSDGRWINSTGVPFRDRNGAIIGAIEYFPEITAQKQTIQDLLRVGDEARNGNLSARASLETDGDFLKIAESVNALLEAVIVPLQTAARDAELIGNGIIPERIDTSVYGGEFKKLAESFNNCIEGLESLKEGHDVLQRMAQNDYTRKVEGNYRGGFAKIAEAINAVQDRLLHIQAGIISISRGDLKELDNLKRTGRRSENDQMIPAFITMMENLQALVDDAEMLAEAGREGKLSTRADASKHQGEYVNVIEGINHLMDAVVAPVHEAMQVSAHFAEGNYTARFSDDISVAGDFQKFKHSLNDMAEKTATVVTQIQQAVEQVEAGVSDASRGSGEIAKAAEQVAITSQRCADLNRDLLTRMEEISHRIGDLSASNEEMASTSQEVLERAENVAKMGGDAQGLGKEANEKIAVVDEIATESVEDITQLNEEMHEINKIVKLITDISNQTNLLALNAAIEAARAGEHGRGFAVVAGEVRNLAGESKKATNDIETLITSIQAKSEKTATAIKSANNEITASVESVNNAILALNKIVEGAVAVTHDMSEMAKAIEDQANTSNAVVHTVDEGTRLTQETQKEVSDLAALAEEASASTEEIESVTNELGSMAHELKETMAQFRV
- the pdxS gene encoding pyridoxal 5'-phosphate synthase lyase subunit PdxS, coding for MKLEELRYGTELLKRGFASMQKGGVIMDVVNAEQARIAEEAGAVAVMALERVPADIRKAGGVARMADPEKVIEIIDAVSIPVMGKVRIGHFVEAQVLEAVGVDMIDESEVLTPADEEYHIEKMKFTVPFVCGARNLGEALRRINEGAAMIRTKGEAGTGNVVEAVRHMRAIQGEIRELAGMDEQELRARARAIEAPYEVLAETAKMGRLPVVNFSAGGIATPSDAALMMQMGADGVFVGSGIFKSTNPQKMAKAVVEAVHHYTDAKVIAEVSRGIGDPMKGLDIHELKGEERLQERGW
- a CDS encoding DUF7524 family protein, with protein sequence MDVPCEIRLNRYRINSIDLPESVEARPGDIIILELFNEGSPLHLTISAPDGGRFTDFVHENVFLKEDAEVQVYLRNDIFPGTFTLQVITGYGANRSDLEVYVRDLPAPKEEEPVVVQPEPEAAPKLPVVSFAIVTAAALLFIVYVGTGLTVFEASAFLLLVAGVLAAWFLRP
- a CDS encoding PAS domain-containing sensor histidine kinase; this encodes MSWNDRWNIHGVCSPAVDFWTIFPIILTILSFGIVIFGFLNGVKGIIPVVLYLPIILIAYRQPNCGIQFSFLIGTSYLLIHLIYFPALTEVPVALIKATVLTGIGTLTSILSYRLNVKESNLRSIYDASAAGIFLLKRDGAIIEANSRLLSMLGYREDGELHHLDQIWEDERADELFESTTKDGKNQEIETVFRCRNKKSLPVLISAGPAPDERIVCTVVDISRIKTAEQKQQEERSRTRHYLDVAGVILLVIDDQMVVRMINRKGCSILGYPESEIIGKEWTGHFIPGHVKEKVKTACFTILSGSQISIKEFENPVLTRDGKERQISWDLRPLRDENGVIYSILASGEDVTQKKKTLEALKETEERYRRLITLTPEAIGIACQDKILYLNAAAQKVLRVTSLEAFEKRPFWSYIHPESREKVRNELQKIHTGVWSSYFNEIRLRLEDGTSPYIEATMIPITNQGYQAVQFVFRDITTEREMEEELRRSENLYRTLFEASGAATVIIEEDLTISLANSGFAELSGYAKNEIEGSVKWERFFNGAELDQMLVYHQKRCKESGDVPQVYTSRFVAKGGSVHDVIVTIALIPKTKKSVISLVDITVQKEYETKLKNSLKEKDVLLKEIHHRVKNNMQQIASLLSLQESFIKDADAIEQLKSCENRIIAMALVHENLYRSENLASIEAKTYISSLCSEIQNSYATGPGFAIEIGIDDFTLDIDTAIPVGLIVNELVSNAFKHAFLGRRTGTIRVGLQKKATNLCLTVEDDGIGFPPDIIEQNEGKLGIRLVKVLSEQIDGVLEVCTGKRTIFTIFFPYQSSDPKNE
- the pdxT gene encoding pyridoxal 5'-phosphate synthase glutaminase subunit PdxT, which encodes MAGKKVGVLALQGDVSEHIRAFEAALGGDGEVVPVRTPADLEGCDALAIPGGESTTLARLIAESGLREAIQTFKGGIFATCAGMVLVATEINDSRFEPLGIVDITIERNAFGRQRESFEAGLAIEGLDEPFHAIFIRAPMATAAGPGVEVLGRTEQGIVAVRCGKHMVLSFHPELGGDLRLHRTFLEAL